The sequence below is a genomic window from Bacteroidales bacterium MB20-C3-3.
CAGTGAGCGGCGGAACATTAATCCTCACATGCTCTCCGTTGTTTGATGGTGTAAATCCAATATTGGCAACCATAATGGCCTTCTCAATCATTGGAATCATCTTTTTATCCCAAGGCTGAATCAGCATGGTTTTAGCATCAGGAGTGGTTATACTGGCTACCTGAGGAATAGGTGTGGGCGAGCCGTAGTAGTCAATCATCACATTGTTGAAGACTGCAGGGTTAGCTTTTCCTGCCCTGTATGTCTTGAGCTCCTCTTCTAGGTGCAGCAACGCTTTATGCATTTTATCCTTAGCTGCATCAATTACCTCTTTCTGTTTGCTTATATCCATATTCTTAGAATTAATTTTACAAAGATAGATTATTGTGTGGAAATTATTGTTCCTATACTCTCCCCTTTAACAATTCGTAAAAGGTTACCTGCTGTATTCATGTTAAAAACACCTATTGGCATTTTATTCTCTTTACAAAGAGCAAAAGCTGTCATATCCATCACTTTAAGATTATCAGCCAAAGCTTTGTCATAAGTTAAACTATGGTATTTTACGGCATCCCTGTTTTTCTCCGGATCACTGTCATAAACGCCATCCACCCTTGTACCTTTAAGAAGAATATCTGCACTTAACTCTACTGCCCTGAGAGCAGAAGCAGAGTCTGTTGTAAAGAAAGGGTTACCTGTTCCCCCGGCGATAATAGCCACACCCCCTCTCTCTAAAATAGACAGAGCACAGTCCCTTATATAATAGTTTGCAAAGGGTTCCATTGGTGTAGCACTGTATACCACAGCTTCAACCCCCAGCCCCTTCAGAGATAGCGAGAGACCTATACTATTAATAACTGTTGCGAGCATCCCCATCTGGTCACCTCTCACTCTGTCAAAACCCATCTTTACACCGGAGAGACCTCTGAAGATATTACCCCCTCCAATAACTACAGCTACCTGAACACCCATAGAGGTGAGTTCTTTAATTTCTGAGGCATATTTTTCAAACATATCCTCATCTATACCTTGGCCATCCGGCCCTCCTAGACTTTCTCCGCTCAATTTGAGCAGAACTCTTTTGTATTTCATTAGTAGGATTTATCAAACAAAAATAGCCAAATATTATGAAAATACCAAGTTAGGGGTTATCTTTGCGGCGGCTTGAAAAGAGTAATCAAAAGATAAAAAATATGGCAAACATTTTCACATCGTCTATCGGCAAAAAGCTTGTAATGAGCATATCCGGACTATTTTTGATTTTATTTCTACTGGTACACCTACTGGCAAATTCCGCTTACCTTTTTGGGCCGGAGGCTTTTGATACAATTATTGTGATCATGAGTTCCCCAGTTGTTGTTGCTATGGTTCCGGTTCTGGCAGCAGGTTTTGCTGTTCACATTATCTATGCACTTATTCTTAACAGAATGAACTACAAAGCAAGAGGGAAAGAGAGATATGCTGTTACTCACAAGGGCGAAGCAGACTCATGGGCATCAAAAAACATGCTTGTACTGGGATTGATTGTTCTTGGTTTTCTGGTTTTCCACCTTTCACATTTCTGGGCTAAAATGCAGCTTCCGGAATTCACCGGTGGTCATGCAGAGAATGTTAATGATTTAATGCATATTACATTTGGCAACACTTTCATTTACATATCATATATTGTTTGGTTTGCAGCTCTGTGGTTCCATCTTACCCACGGATTCTGGAGTGCTCTTCAGACTGTTGGGGCTAATAACCAGAAATGGATTCCCAGACTAAAAGCAGTATCATATATATATGCAACTGTAGTTTGCGGAGGATTCGTGATAATTGCAACTACTGCGTTCCTCAGAGCTAACGGCTACATAGGCTAGCTTAGTTATCTAAACAGTACCCTGATAATCCCGTCAGAGAGAAATAACTTTCCTGACGGGATTTTTATATTCCCGCCATCTCTTTGCAGTTCTCCTTTTTCAACCAGAAAGTTTATCTCATTTAAAAATGAGTCCCTGTCAACACTCTTAAACTTATCAAGCAGTACTGTTAAATTAAGTCCCTCTACTCTTCTTAAAGAGAGCATCAGACTCTCGTTGAAAAGGTCGTTTTCTGTCAAAACTTCAGTGGTAATGTAACCCTCCCTGTACCCTTGAGTTAGAGACAATGCAATACCTTCAGCAGAGTATCGTTTTATATAAGCACCCAGTGAAGGTCTGTTTGCATATCTCCGCACCCCGTCAAAAGAGTGTGCAGCAGGTCCCAGACCAAGATATGGAGTGTGATTCCAGTAACTGCTGTTATGTTTTGCCTCCCTCCCCTTTAATGCAAAACTAGAGACCTCATACTGCACATACCCCGCCTCTGCAAGTGTTGTTTGCAGAGTAGAGTACTGAAAATACGAGACATCATCCTCCAGAGGTTTGTAATCACCCTTTTCATAGTCCGCCCCCAACTTGGTTCCAGGTTCAATGCTAAGTTGATAGGAAGAAATATGATCAGGTCTGAGAGAGATAGCTGTTTTAAGGTTATCACTCCAATCTTCAGCAGAGAGCCGGTCAAAACCAAAAATAAGATCAATACTTATA
It includes:
- the frr gene encoding ribosome recycling factor, which gives rise to MDISKQKEVIDAAKDKMHKALLHLEEELKTYRAGKANPAVFNNVMIDYYGSPTPIPQVASITTPDAKTMLIQPWDKKMIPMIEKAIMVANIGFTPSNNGEHVRINVPPLTEERRKDLVKRVKAEGENAKISVRNARRDGVDLLKKYQKDGLPEDVAKDGESILQKETDNYNKKIEEALAVKEKEILTV
- the pyrH gene encoding UMP kinase — encoded protein: MKYKRVLLKLSGESLGGPDGQGIDEDMFEKYASEIKELTSMGVQVAVVIGGGNIFRGLSGVKMGFDRVRGDQMGMLATVINSIGLSLSLKGLGVEAVVYSATPMEPFANYYIRDCALSILERGGVAIIAGGTGNPFFTTDSASALRAVELSADILLKGTRVDGVYDSDPEKNRDAVKYHSLTYDKALADNLKVMDMTAFALCKENKMPIGVFNMNTAGNLLRIVKGESIGTIISTQ
- a CDS encoding succinate dehydrogenase cytochrome b subunit; protein product: MANIFTSSIGKKLVMSISGLFLILFLLVHLLANSAYLFGPEAFDTIIVIMSSPVVVAMVPVLAAGFAVHIIYALILNRMNYKARGKERYAVTHKGEADSWASKNMLVLGLIVLGFLVFHLSHFWAKMQLPEFTGGHAENVNDLMHITFGNTFIYISYIVWFAALWFHLTHGFWSALQTVGANNQKWIPRLKAVSYIYATVVCGGFVIIATTAFLRANGYIG
- the hemW gene encoding radical SAM family heme chaperone HemW, which produces MAGIYIHIPFCSQFCTYCDFYSVKAGKRVSKFTEALLLESGTRSCFFNGISDRNNTLYFGGGTPSLITPEVIAEIAHTVCKDSRLGDVGDLDEFTVEVNPDDVTEEYLRGLYGAGVRRLSMGIQSFKDTHLKWMNRRHTSAAAVKAYNIAREVGFDNISIDLIFGFDRLSAEDWSDNLKTAISLRPDHISSYQLSIEPGTKLGADYEKGDYKPLEDDVSYFQYSTLQTTLAEAGYVQYEVSSFALKGREAKHNSSYWNHTPYLGLGPAAHSFDGVRRYANRPSLGAYIKRYSAEGIALSLTQGYREGYITTEVLTENDLFNESLMLSLRRVEGLNLTVLLDKFKSVDRDSFLNEINFLVEKGELQRDGGNIKIPSGKLFLSDGIIRVLFR